tggctttaaaatgtttgtgccTTCTGAATGGTTATAAAAGGACTCTATATTACAGGTCAGATGGATTgtaaatccagtctaaatctggTTAAATGAATCCACACCTTCATCTGATCTAATTCTcctagatttctttttatacCTCCTGCTTTCGTCCATGACACTGATCATCTATAATCACAAAAGACTCTTGAAAGCAAGCCCTGATGTCCCTTGATGTCCCTTGCTTTACATTCTAAACATGTGTCTGTAGTGAATTGGACACTGTAGTGATTATCATCCTTAGTAAAGGtactaaaaaaatcttttcctttttaactgttttttcagaGACCCTTTTACCTCCTTGTTTCGGAGGGTGTAGATGAAAGGGTTTAGCATGGGAATAACAATAGTATAGAGGATAGAGATGGTGTTGCTTTTGTCAGGTGAAGATGTGGCCCCAGGCTGAGCatacatgaagaaaacagtCCCAAAGAACAAGCTAACAGCCAGCATGTGAGAAGAGCAAGTGGAGAAGGCCTTGCGCCTGCTCTCAGCTGAAGGCATTTGGACAATAGTGATGATTATATAACCATAGGAGATAAAAACCACCAAGGCAGTGCTCACAATAATTGATCCACATAGAGCCAGCATTACTGTTTCATTGACAAGTGTGTCTGAGCAGGAGGCATGCATCACTGCAGGAACATCACAGAAGAAGTGGTTTATTTCCTTGGGCCCACAAAAGGACAAACTGAATGTAAAGCCTGTCTGGATGGTACAATTGATGCAGCCTGACAGATAAGAGCCCACCACCATGAAAACACAAAGTCTTTTATTCATAACAATTTTGTACAGCAGTGGATTGCAGATGGCAGTGAAGCGATCATAAGCCATCACAGCAAGGAAGAAGGCTTCTGTAGTtccaaagagagagaagaagaacATTTGAGATGCACAGCCATTGTAGGAAATGGTTCTTCTGCCCAGTGAAAGTGTCAGTGCTGCTTTGGGAGTGATGACAGAGGAATAGCAGATGTCCAAGATGGACAAGTTCTCTAGGAAAAAGTACATGGGAGTGTGCAGCTTGGAGTCCATTCTGATGATGAGGATCATGCAGGTATTTCCTACCACAGTGACAATATACATTGTTGAGAAGAGAACAGAGAGAAGGAGTTGCGATCCTGGATGAGATTTGAACCCAACCAAAATGAATTCAGTTACCTTGGTGTGGTTTTCCATGTTTCCTTTCAGATGATGTTCAGATAAGAAATTAGGATCCAGCGGACTTCAGACACTTTGCCTGGAGAAGCAATTAGGAGAATAAGATAAACAATAAGATATAAGAGGcataagaaatatgaaaaatagagAGACAGATGGAAAACAGTGGCAAATGGATGCATCTATCATATCTGAAGATTTTTCTAATATATTCATTTACAGATGAACCAATTACCCTGTTAGACTCTCTTCAGTGTAAAGAAATACACTGCATGCAGCTCATCCAACCTAGTTTAAAGGTCTACTTTACAATCAATCAAGAAACAGGCATTTCATTCTAGCATTTCATTCTAGAGTTAGTCTAAACAACTATTTCAGATGTAACTGGGCAGAAAAATCTCACCCTAAGATTTCAGCTAACCCCCAAAACACCGCCCTCCCTCAACAAAAGAACAGATGAATATGCCTCTTCATTTaatgcaaaacaattttaaaaatatatgagccaagaaatgcatgaaaaaaagtgtgggtaactgtaaaaaaaaagcctattattaagaaaaaaggaaacacttctTTACGTGAGAAactgagtttttttctttgttaaaagtACTTGGAACAAAACCCTCAAATGTTGAAATTTGCTAAATAAATTTTGtctattaaaatgtttacttCACAGAGGACgttcaaaataatattaattaacACAATATTTCAAGCGACTCCTTTTCAATTATGTGTagtcattttgttttcctccgTTAGGTGTTATCTCACCTAGGCTTGGATATATATACACTGGATTGATGCTTATATTAGAACTAATAATTTAGATTACCTTTAAATTCTGTGGATAGAAATAAACACTCACACTTTAGAATATTTACCATAGAAGGTATGAATCATGTTGTaggattttctgtttctctccattgaccTAAAGGGAAGTCCAGTCATAACTATCTATTCTGTATGTATAAAGATGTATATAGATGCATAAAGCTGAGTGATATGAATCCCCATCCAGTTACTTTTGTCATTTCCATTAGATACATTATCATAACGCTCATGTACCtaatcttttttaaacactggattaatttttaatacattactTCAGCCATCTCTTTGTAATCCTTGAAATGTACCCTCAGCTCTGGGTACCCTCAGAAGCCCTATTTActtcttctttgttctttttttgttcatgtatcttagaaaaggaaataactttGGAGAAAGAACTACTCTGCATAACCTTACTTGTCAAATATTTTGGCTGGTTTCCTTTGCGATTTTTGTGTACAGAGAACCTAAGTTTACACAGTCAAGGTTGAGCATCAAGTCTAAGCCTATTGTCTATAGcgtcttctatttttaaagcttcctTTATTgtcaaaagagagaaatagcTGCATCCACAGTGTGATTCTTCTAGTCCTAACATACCTGTttaaaacatggggaaaaacagTCCCTTAGAGGTATCTATCTTCATTAGAAAAGGAATCAAGCTagcaagaaaatgagaagaaaaaagagatacCTTTATCGATAACAACATAAAGGAAAATTGCAAAATTGTATGTCAGTATGGTCAACCATTTCATGGATGTGAAGTCTTGTCTGACCTAATTgtccttatttttaaatctttacttttattctggttttatgtGTAACTATCAATGATTTAAATGTAACAGATACAAACTTATGAATTGTTTGTCTCTGTTGATCAAACAGAAAGTCTAGGATGACTAATGTAGACCCATTAAATACTGGCTTCTTGTTAATGGACTTACTTTCCAGAAGAACTGACTGCATTCATAAGCCCTGTTTACTCGTAGAGCTATGGAATCAAAATAAAGACACAACCATTTTTAATCCAGTTCTATCACTAAACTTAGCAAAGCAAAGCTCAGACTTCACAAACCACAATACACATACCTTGTAATATCATGATTAAAGCCAGGCATGTTTTTTGGAATTCAGATTTCTTGAACACATTGCAAAAAACGTTGAGCACTTTTTCTACTCAAATGATTTTTCAATAGTCTCTTGGCAATCAATAGATCACTGGCCTTTCATCTCGCTGGTTATGAGGGCATTCTCCTTAGCATGTTGCTCATATATACTTTAATAGCTGTGCATAAAAACACTAGGGATTCAGCTTCTAGAGTCTTAGATCTTCACAGCAGATATCTGAACCTGAAATGAGCTATTTTTCCCTTGTGCCCTTTGTCTTTCCttgcaaaagaagagaaaccaagaagaaaacccaaacaataaAGATAAACTGTaatgctgcttctgtgtttcttttatccctacttttttcactgtttcttacATAGAACTCTTCCTGGCCCTTTTAGATTTCTTTCCAATGAGCAAAATACTGTGGTTCTAATCAAAATCCTATTAGCCATTAGAatctccttccttccagaaTACCAAAACAGAAGAGATACCAGTGCCTTTTTCCCAAACAGTGTGCTTCCCTTCcctaaacaaaaccaagttttCACTAAATGTGCTCTCTTCTCTGACTGGCAGGGAGAGAGTACTCACCTCCTAAAACTTAGACATGTGATTCAGATGGCTGAAACTGAGGGTCCAGCCTCTAAGGGAAAACTGGCCTGGATTCCAACAACCactccaggaagaaaaaaatatctcacAACTCCTGTGTGGGTATCTCAGACACCCTAGGACATGCCATTATTTTTCAACAAGCAAACTTGCATTCTTTTTGGCACAGGAGCATCACATTTAGTTACAGTAGACTGTATTAAATTCACTTTGTTTTGAAGGGTGATTTTAAATAAGTCTACATGAAATAGTTGTTTCTCTTCTTGATATAAAAGCTTCCCAAATTTTGTGACTCACAATAGATCAATACCTTCTACAACCAGACTATTTTACTTTTGCATACATTCTCACCATCTTTCAGAGGCAGACAATGAGATTAAGAGAGATGGTAAGTTTCTCAAGAGCTAAGATTGGACTCCCAGTCTTATTTACATTACTTGTGGGAGGTGATTTATTGATAATACTCTAAAGGCACTTAACCTTGAATTTACAAAAGTATTCATTAGGAAAGCTTCCAGAAATAAACTTTTAGATGCAAGAGAGAACTTGCattctgtcatggtttaaccccagccagcaactgagcaccacacagctgctcactcactcccccctggtgggatgggggagagaatcagaagagtaaaagtgagaaaactcgtgggttgagataaagacagtttaataagtaaagcaaaaactgcacacgcaagcaaagcaaaacaaggaattcattcactacttcccatggtcaggcaggtgttcagccgtctccaggaaagcagggctccatcacgcgtaatggttacttgggaagacaaactccatcactccgaacatcccccccttccttcttcttccccagctttatatactgagcatgatgtcatatggtatggaatagccctttggtcagtttggatcaactatcctggctgtgtcccctcccaacttcttctgcacctggcagagcatgggaagctgaaaagtccttgactagtgcagcaacaactaaaacatctctgtattatcagcactgttttcatcacaaatccaaaacatagccccataccagccactataaagaaaattaactttatctcagctgaaaccaggacacattcTCAGAAGATTTGTGTCTGTATAATACTTGGCTGTGTTCTCTCCTTCCCTAAGAACACTTAGGGTCCCCTGTTCAATAGGTAATCGATTATTTGTTTCAGGTTATCTAACTACATCATTAATAGTGGATATAAAAAAACCATAACACTAGGGCGATAATCCTCTTCACAGTATATCTGAAAGATTTTATTGACATAATTTCAAAGCAATCGCCTTCAGATCAATGCTTTAAAACCCATCAATGTGTGTATCCAAATCATGGTATCAGAGGAGCTACACACCTTGcaaaatttaatatttcaatgGAAACCTCACTACGGAGTACTGAAATGCTATGGTTTTCACTTTAtacatgaaaaactgaaataaagggAGAAATAGGTTAGGTGATCATTGGTGTATAAATTCTAATCTTTAATATACAGTAATAAGAAAAGTGGGCTTCACACTGTACAgattttgtctgggatagagctaaatttcttcatagtaccttgtatggggctatgttttggatttgcgctgaaaacagtgttgataatacaaagatgttttagttgttgctgaatagtgcttgcacagtgtcaaggccttttctgcttctcacaatGTCCCTGCAGTGagtaggctggaggtgcacaagaagttgggaggtgATACAGCTGGGATAGCTGACCCcaattgaccaaagggatattccagaatcacagaatcacagaatcgtataggttggaaaagacctttaagatcatcgagtccaaccgtaaacctaacactaccaagaccaccactataccatgttcctaagcacctgatccaaatgtcttttaaatacttccagggatggtgactcaaccacttccctgggcagcctgttccaatgcttgataaccctttcagggaagtaaaatttcctaatatccagtctaaacctcccctggtgcaacttgaggccatttcctctcggCCATATCACTCGTTACCTGGGAggagagaccgacccccacctctctacaacctcctttcaggtagttgtagagagcagaagatctcccctcagcctcctcttctccagactaaacagtctcacttccctcagccactcctcatcagccttgtgctctagacccttcaccagcttccttgcccttctctggacatgctccagcacctcaatgtctctcttgtagtgagtGGCCCataactgaacacagtattcaaggtgtggcctcaccagtgctgagtacaggggcacgatcacttccctagtcctgctggccacactattcctgatacaagccaggatgccgttggctttcttggccacctgggcacactgctggctcatattcgggcagctgtcaaccagcacccccaggtccttttctgccaggcagctttccagccactcttccccaagcctgtagcattgcatggggttgctgtggcccaagtgcaggacctcgcacttagccttgttgaacctcatacaatttgccccagcccatcgatccagcctgtccaggtccctctgcagagccttcctcccctccagcagatcaacactcccgcacaacttggtgtcatctgcaaacttactgagggtacacttgatcccttcgtccagatcattgataaagatattaaacaggagtggtcccagcacagagccctggggaacactgcttgtgactggccaccaactggatttaactccattcaccaccactctttgggcccggccatccagccagttctttacccagtgaagagtacacccgtccaagccatgagcagccagtttctcca
The DNA window shown above is from Ciconia boyciana chromosome 22, ASM3463844v1, whole genome shotgun sequence and carries:
- the LOC140662439 gene encoding olfactory receptor 9S13-like, with product MENHTKVTEFILVGFKSHPGSQLLLSVLFSTMYIVTVVGNTCMILIIRMDSKLHTPMYFFLENLSILDICYSSVITPKAALTLSLGRRTISYNGCASQMFFFSLFGTTEAFFLAVMAYDRFTAICNPLLYKIVMNKRLCVFMVVGSYLSGCINCTIQTGFTFSLSFCGPKEINHFFCDVPAVMHASCSDTLVNETVMLALCGSIIVSTALVVFISYGYIIITIVQMPSAESRRKAFSTCSSHMLAVSLFFGTVFFMYAQPGATSSPDKSNTISILYTIVIPMLNPFIYTLRNKEVKGSLKKQLKRKRFF